Proteins encoded within one genomic window of Cytophagales bacterium:
- a CDS encoding sodium:solute symporter family protein: MQLGLLDIGIIIAYFGITIAIGVYISKRASKNMDSYFLGGKTIPWWMLGVSNASGMFDIAGTMWLVSMCFVYGLKSAWLPWIWPTFNQIFLMVYISTWLRRSNVMTGAEWLRTRFGNGKGVELSHLIVVIFAIVSAIGFISYAFKGIGKFSSTFLPWDLSPDVYALIILGFTTLYIVKGGMYSVVSTELLQFGIMTIAAIMVGVIAMINVSPDMLNAVIPNGWKDLFFGWKLDLDWTGILDSVNQKIDDDGFSLFGFIFMMMIFKGIFSSMAGPVPNYDMQRILATRNPKDAAKMSGIVSLVMFFPRYMMVAGLTVLALVFLGPELQAKGGAFDFELILPYAINNFIPVGLVGILIAGLLAAFMSTFAAAVNAAPVYFVNDIYKKYFNAEKSDKTYVRLSYLSSFVLVAIGIVFGFLVDTINDMMQWIFGALFGGYTAANLLKWHWWRFNSYGFFWGMVAGLVASLLMPIVAPEVQPLYAFPYILLFSTIGSVAGTLMTPPDEEAVLISFYKKVRPWGFWGPIKAKVLVEEANFPVNKDFKRDMVNILVGVVWQMSLVVIPIYLVIKEFVPMTVGILILVVTSFLLKKNWLEKLED, translated from the coding sequence ATGCAATTAGGACTGCTGGACATAGGGATCATTATTGCGTATTTCGGAATCACGATAGCCATCGGGGTTTACATTTCGAAGCGCGCTTCCAAGAACATGGATTCTTATTTTTTGGGAGGTAAGACCATCCCGTGGTGGATGTTGGGGGTTTCCAACGCTTCGGGGATGTTTGACATTGCCGGGACCATGTGGCTAGTATCGATGTGTTTTGTTTATGGACTGAAAAGTGCCTGGTTACCCTGGATATGGCCTACTTTCAATCAGATCTTCTTAATGGTATATATCTCCACCTGGCTTAGGAGGTCCAATGTCATGACAGGAGCCGAATGGCTGCGAACGCGTTTTGGTAATGGAAAAGGCGTAGAATTGTCTCATCTGATTGTGGTCATTTTTGCCATCGTTAGCGCCATTGGGTTCATTTCCTATGCGTTCAAAGGGATTGGTAAATTTTCTTCGACATTCTTGCCGTGGGATCTTTCTCCGGATGTTTATGCGCTGATTATTTTAGGCTTTACTACACTTTACATTGTCAAAGGCGGTATGTACAGCGTGGTTTCCACAGAATTGTTGCAATTCGGGATCATGACCATTGCTGCGATCATGGTGGGAGTCATTGCGATGATCAATGTGAGCCCGGACATGTTGAATGCGGTCATTCCCAATGGCTGGAAAGACCTGTTCTTTGGTTGGAAACTAGATCTTGATTGGACAGGGATCCTCGACTCGGTCAATCAAAAGATTGATGATGATGGATTTAGTTTGTTCGGTTTCATTTTCATGATGATGATCTTCAAAGGCATCTTTTCAAGTATGGCCGGACCCGTGCCGAATTACGACATGCAGCGAATTCTGGCCACCAGGAACCCGAAGGATGCAGCGAAAATGAGTGGCATTGTTTCTTTGGTCATGTTTTTTCCGAGATACATGATGGTAGCCGGACTGACGGTTTTAGCACTAGTATTCCTCGGGCCGGAATTGCAAGCAAAAGGAGGAGCCTTCGATTTTGAGTTGATCCTCCCATACGCCATTAATAACTTTATTCCAGTTGGATTGGTCGGTATTTTAATTGCTGGCTTGCTCGCTGCATTCATGTCTACGTTTGCTGCTGCGGTGAACGCGGCACCGGTCTATTTCGTCAATGACATTTATAAGAAATATTTCAACGCGGAAAAATCCGATAAAACTTACGTCCGATTAAGTTATTTGTCCTCCTTCGTTTTGGTGGCGATAGGGATCGTTTTTGGTTTTTTGGTGGATACCATCAACGACATGATGCAGTGGATTTTTGGGGCATTGTTCGGTGGCTATACAGCAGCGAACCTACTGAAATGGCATTGGTGGAGGTTTAATAGTTATGGTTTCTTCTGGGGCATGGTTGCCGGATTAGTGGCTTCATTATTGATGCCAATTGTGGCGCCAGAAGTACAGCCCTTGTATGCATTCCCTTACATTCTATTGTTCTCAACGATTGGTTCCGTGGCAGGTACGCTCATGACTCCTCCTGATGAGGAAGCGGTACTTATTTCATTCTACAAGAAAGTCCGACCATGGGGATTTTGGGGACCGATCAAAGCCAAAGTTTTGGTAGAAGAAGCAAACTTCCCGGTCAACAAGGATTTCAAACGAGACATGGTCAATATCCTCGTTGGCGTGGTTTGGCAGATGTCACTGGTAGTGATCCCAATCTATTTGGTCATCAAGGAATTTGTACCCATGACGGTCGGAATTCTGATTTTGGTAGTGACCTCATTCCTCCTAAAGAAAAACTGGCTCGAAAAACTAGAAGATTAA
- a CDS encoding glycoside hydrolase family 2 protein, which produces MLNETDHKIKVHSETGTNCLRQIDTGWEFRSVGEEQWYPATVPGTNFTDLLDHQLIPDPFDRNNESELQWIEVRNWEYRTSFMLDEVPQTGKLELVFEGLDTYADVYLNGNLILEASNMFVPWRCDVAEHLVPGENELYILFRSPIDEVGEKAQATGILYPAENDHSEENLSVFTRKAPYHFGWDWGPRFVTSGVWRPIWLHIYEQAVIEEIQVNQSLSPRVATVNFDVTLSSEVEQEALLEITCLSDDLDHQGSSIPLSLGQNQLQTSVQIEDYKKWWPRGLGDPYLYEFRLDLIIDETVVSSTVQKVGLRTVETVIEKDAMGQSFFFKVNGVPVYAKGANYIPQDSFLTRVSDEHYHTLLQSAIAANMNIIRVWGGGIYEKDLFYELADEHGLMVWQDFMFACTMYPGDQVFLDSVKQEATANIRRLRNHPSIVMWCGNNEIEMGWDSWGWTEKFNYRPEDLKKLETDYQALFQKLLPELISQLDPGRHYLSSSPMNNWEDPDLFKYGNHHYWGVWHGEAPFEDFKRSVPRFMSEFGFQSFPVQSSVQRYSLPEDWSIDSEVMKVHQKHPRGNQLIATYTNRSYHPPKDFESFLYLSQVVQAEGMRMGIEAQRRSKPFCMGTIYWQLNDCWPVASWSGIDYYGKWKALHYEVARQYTDYLITCDFLEDGTINVHVVSDKVKAVPAGISLIIKDFEGNQLVVENQTITVKPGVSELYFTIEPIAYAHLDTKQILLDARLAVEDNMYTNQYYWHPVKELALPEPDFIYEVSKEGEHWLVTLSATVLVKSMYLEFEGVSGNFSDNFFDLLPYEVKKVRFPREGMEAPPQLKVMSIPDTY; this is translated from the coding sequence ATGTTGAACGAAACAGACCATAAGATCAAAGTTCATTCCGAAACTGGGACGAATTGCCTTCGGCAGATTGATACAGGTTGGGAATTTAGATCAGTAGGAGAGGAACAATGGTATCCGGCAACTGTGCCGGGAACGAATTTTACTGACCTGCTGGATCATCAATTGATCCCGGACCCATTCGACAGAAACAATGAGTCTGAATTGCAATGGATCGAGGTAAGAAATTGGGAGTATCGAACCAGCTTCATGTTGGATGAAGTACCTCAAACGGGAAAATTGGAATTGGTCTTTGAAGGACTGGATACTTATGCGGATGTTTATTTGAATGGGAACCTGATCCTGGAAGCTTCCAACATGTTTGTTCCCTGGAGATGTGATGTTGCAGAACATTTGGTGCCAGGAGAAAATGAGCTGTATATCCTCTTTCGGTCTCCGATCGACGAAGTGGGGGAGAAAGCCCAGGCAACGGGTATCTTGTACCCGGCGGAGAATGACCATTCTGAAGAAAATCTAAGTGTATTTACCCGTAAAGCGCCCTACCATTTTGGATGGGATTGGGGCCCTCGATTTGTTACTTCCGGGGTTTGGAGACCCATTTGGTTACATATTTACGAACAGGCGGTTATCGAAGAAATTCAGGTCAACCAGTCTCTGTCTCCACGAGTAGCAACGGTGAACTTTGATGTCACCTTATCGTCAGAAGTGGAGCAAGAAGCTTTGTTGGAGATCACTTGCCTGAGTGACGACCTGGACCATCAAGGAAGTTCGATTCCTTTGTCATTAGGTCAAAATCAACTACAGACTTCTGTCCAAATTGAGGATTATAAGAAATGGTGGCCCAGAGGCCTGGGTGATCCGTATTTATATGAATTCCGGCTGGATTTGATCATAGATGAAACGGTGGTTTCCTCAACGGTACAAAAAGTAGGATTGCGGACTGTTGAAACAGTGATTGAAAAGGACGCCATGGGACAGTCCTTTTTCTTTAAAGTCAATGGGGTGCCAGTCTACGCCAAGGGAGCGAATTACATTCCTCAGGATAGTTTCCTTACACGTGTGTCTGATGAGCATTATCATACGCTTTTGCAAAGTGCGATCGCAGCTAATATGAATATCATCCGGGTTTGGGGCGGCGGGATTTATGAAAAGGATCTGTTTTATGAGCTTGCTGATGAACACGGCTTAATGGTCTGGCAGGACTTCATGTTTGCTTGTACCATGTACCCTGGCGATCAGGTATTTTTGGACAGTGTTAAGCAAGAGGCTACTGCCAATATCAGGCGCCTTAGAAATCATCCGTCCATTGTCATGTGGTGTGGCAACAACGAAATCGAAATGGGCTGGGACAGCTGGGGTTGGACGGAGAAATTCAACTACCGCCCAGAAGATTTGAAGAAATTAGAAACGGATTATCAGGCATTATTTCAGAAGCTGCTGCCCGAACTGATCAGTCAGTTGGACCCTGGACGTCACTACTTGTCTTCGTCTCCCATGAACAACTGGGAAGATCCCGATCTCTTCAAATATGGGAATCATCATTATTGGGGCGTTTGGCATGGAGAAGCACCTTTTGAAGATTTCAAAAGAAGTGTTCCCCGGTTCATGAGTGAGTTTGGCTTTCAGTCATTTCCGGTTCAGTCTTCTGTGCAGCGTTATTCACTCCCTGAAGATTGGTCCATTGACTCGGAAGTCATGAAGGTGCATCAAAAACATCCAAGAGGCAATCAACTGATAGCCACCTATACCAATCGGAGCTACCATCCACCCAAAGATTTTGAATCCTTCCTGTACCTCAGTCAGGTGGTTCAGGCGGAAGGCATGCGCATGGGCATTGAAGCCCAGCGGAGGAGTAAGCCTTTCTGTATGGGTACCATTTATTGGCAACTCAATGACTGCTGGCCGGTAGCCTCCTGGTCGGGGATTGATTATTATGGCAAATGGAAAGCGCTTCACTACGAAGTAGCTCGTCAATATACGGATTACCTGATCACCTGTGATTTTCTGGAAGATGGTACAATCAATGTCCATGTGGTTTCGGATAAGGTAAAAGCTGTACCTGCAGGTATCTCACTGATCATTAAAGATTTTGAAGGCAATCAACTGGTGGTTGAAAACCAAACCATCACTGTGAAACCAGGAGTCAGTGAATTGTACTTCACGATTGAACCAATAGCCTATGCCCATCTGGACACGAAGCAAATACTTTTGGATGCAAGGCTTGCTGTGGAAGATAACATGTATACCAATCAGTATTACTGGCATCCGGTCAAGGAGCTAGCACTACCCGAACCTGACTTCATCTATGAAGTTTCAAAGGAGGGGGAACATTGGTTAGTGACTTTGTCTGCTACTGTCCTCGTCAAGAGTATGTACCTGGAATTTGAGGGAGTTTCAGGAAATTTCTCCGATAACTTTTTTGACCTACTACCCTATGAGGTAAAGAAGGTTAGGTTCCCGAGAGAGGGCATGGAAGCTCCGCCTCAATTGAAGGTCATGTCGATCCCAGATACCTACTGA
- a CDS encoding GH92 family glycosyl hydrolase, whose translation MIRPSQSYRTFRSQVVLLLGLIILVGCQREQSPYSSPQVQLVDFVDPFIGTGAHGHTFPGAAVPFGGVQVSPDNGVTGWDWCSGYHYSDSIIVGFSHLHLSGTGIGDLGDIRLMPANRPIDLTKEINSRTDYDYYGKYSHESEEARPGFYRVSLLDSEIEVALTTTSRSGLQRYTFPVGDRSIVLDLSHNINWDKSTSGKIEVVNDTLITGYRFSTGWAEDQRVYFAIAFSEPVLKTTFADSTVLLNSDVNEGAKLKALLEFAPSTSRSEILVRTGISSASEAGAILSLNESDGKTFDQVSAEAVAKWEKELSKITIKSDNIELKKTFYTAMYHASLAPVVYSDPNQEYKGAGGAINQAEGYTRYDIFSLWDTFRAAHPLFTITQTDKVNDMINSILAHYREYGLLPVWSLLGNETNTMTGYHAIPVITDAYFKGFTGFDIEEAYEAMKKSAIQDIRGVKFYKEYGFIPSDLEVESVTKNLEYAYDDWCIAQVARDLGKEDDYQYFMERAMSYKKLYDPGTGFMRGKLSDGSWRSPFDPKRSEHRVNTDYTEGNAWQHSWFVPHDIPGLIDLMGGNEAFTRKLDSLFSTDSEITGNHISADISGLIGQYAHGNEPSHHVAYLYNYAGAPWKTQEVVRNILRTQYHTKPDGLCGNDDCGQMSAWYVFSALGFYPVNPANGEYSLSSPLFDEATIHLPGGKTFRIVAEGSSDGNQYIRGAELNGKPLDVPLFSHEILMAGGELKITLGEQPDHTWGVLPRNQK comes from the coding sequence ATGATTCGCCCATCGCAATCCTATCGAACTTTCCGAAGCCAGGTGGTTTTATTGCTAGGCTTGATCATTCTGGTTGGATGTCAACGAGAGCAATCTCCTTATTCATCACCGCAAGTTCAGTTGGTTGATTTTGTTGACCCATTCATTGGCACGGGAGCACATGGTCATACATTTCCCGGAGCTGCCGTACCCTTCGGTGGTGTTCAGGTCAGCCCAGACAATGGTGTTACTGGCTGGGATTGGTGTTCTGGTTATCATTATTCGGACAGCATCATTGTCGGCTTCAGTCATCTGCACCTTTCTGGTACCGGAATTGGAGATCTGGGGGATATCCGTCTAATGCCAGCGAATCGTCCGATTGATTTAACCAAAGAGATTAATTCCAGAACGGATTATGATTATTATGGAAAATACTCGCATGAATCCGAAGAAGCCAGGCCTGGTTTTTATCGGGTAAGCCTTCTGGATTCTGAGATCGAAGTTGCTCTTACTACAACGAGCAGATCGGGACTGCAGCGGTACACTTTCCCGGTTGGGGATAGGTCGATTGTACTCGACTTATCCCACAATATTAATTGGGACAAATCCACATCGGGAAAAATAGAAGTGGTCAATGATACTTTGATTACGGGCTATCGTTTTTCGACTGGCTGGGCCGAAGATCAACGTGTTTACTTCGCGATTGCTTTTTCTGAACCCGTTCTGAAAACAACTTTTGCCGATAGTACAGTTTTATTGAACAGTGATGTAAATGAAGGAGCTAAACTCAAAGCGTTACTGGAATTTGCTCCATCAACTTCTCGTTCCGAAATACTGGTACGAACAGGAATATCGAGTGCTTCTGAAGCTGGTGCCATACTTAGTTTAAACGAGTCTGATGGAAAGACCTTTGATCAGGTGAGTGCCGAAGCTGTTGCAAAATGGGAAAAAGAACTGTCTAAAATCACCATCAAATCGGATAACATTGAACTGAAAAAGACCTTCTACACGGCCATGTATCATGCCAGTCTGGCGCCGGTAGTTTATTCTGATCCCAATCAGGAATACAAAGGCGCAGGTGGAGCGATCAATCAGGCGGAAGGCTATACACGATACGATATCTTCTCTTTGTGGGATACCTTCAGAGCGGCGCATCCACTGTTCACCATCACACAGACAGACAAAGTCAACGATATGATCAATTCGATCCTAGCTCATTATCGCGAGTATGGATTGCTGCCTGTTTGGTCCTTGTTGGGTAATGAAACAAATACCATGACCGGATACCATGCCATTCCCGTAATCACCGATGCCTATTTCAAAGGGTTTACAGGTTTTGATATTGAAGAGGCCTATGAGGCCATGAAAAAAAGTGCGATTCAGGACATTCGAGGTGTCAAGTTCTATAAAGAATATGGGTTCATTCCCAGTGACCTGGAAGTAGAGTCGGTGACCAAAAACCTTGAATATGCTTACGATGACTGGTGCATTGCACAGGTGGCAAGAGATTTAGGAAAAGAGGACGATTATCAATACTTCATGGAAAGAGCCATGAGTTACAAGAAATTGTATGACCCTGGCACGGGCTTCATGCGTGGTAAATTGAGTGATGGTAGCTGGAGATCGCCTTTCGATCCAAAGCGCTCTGAACATCGAGTCAATACGGACTATACCGAAGGGAATGCCTGGCAACATTCCTGGTTTGTTCCACACGATATTCCCGGCCTGATTGACCTCATGGGTGGTAACGAGGCATTCACGCGAAAACTGGATTCACTGTTTTCCACGGATTCAGAGATCACCGGGAATCACATTTCGGCAGACATTTCTGGTCTTATTGGTCAGTATGCCCACGGCAATGAGCCTAGCCACCATGTGGCCTATTTGTACAATTATGCAGGAGCACCCTGGAAGACCCAGGAAGTCGTGAGGAATATCCTGCGTACACAATACCACACGAAACCAGATGGACTTTGTGGTAACGATGATTGTGGGCAGATGTCGGCGTGGTACGTGTTTAGTGCGTTAGGTTTCTATCCGGTCAATCCTGCGAATGGTGAGTATTCACTTTCGAGTCCTTTGTTTGATGAAGCAACCATCCATTTGCCTGGTGGAAAGACTTTCAGGATAGTAGCTGAAGGATCATCTGATGGAAATCAGTACATTCGGGGTGCCGAATTGAACGGCAAACCTCTTGACGTGCCGCTTTTCAGTCATGAAATACTCATGGCAGGCGGAGAATTGAAAATCACCCTAGGAGAACAACCCGATCACACATGGGGAGTTCTGCCAAGAAACCAGAAATAA